In the Brevundimonas mediterranea genome, TAACATAGGAAACGTCGTCCAATTTATGGAGCGAGAGCACAAAACCCGCTTCAAGAACATACTTCAACGGATCGCTTCAAAGATTCCCGGCGTCACGACGATTGACACCCACGTCACTGAAGACAAACGCGTACTGCTAAGATTTAACGATGGTGCTTTCGACGATCCGTTTTTTGCTCAACAAATGTCGGACGGCACTCTTAAGGTATTCGCATACTTACTTTTGCTAGAAGATCCCGAGCCCCCTCCCTTTATATGCATAGAAGAGCCAGAGAATGGCCTCTATCACAAACTTCTAGAGACGCTAGCGGAAGAATTCCGAGCTCACGCTACCGGAAAAAGAAACGCGCCACAAATATTTGTTACCACACACCAACCCTATTTTGTTGATGCGCTGTCCCCAAAAGAAGTTTGGATTCTTGAAAAGGGAAAAAATGGCTTTTCTCAGGTCAGAAGAGCCTCCGATCTTAAACTAGTGACCAATTTGGTGGACGAGGGACTCCCATTGGGTGGACTTTGGTATAGTGACTATCTGGATGCTATCTAGATATGCACATCGAAATATTGACCGAAGATAGTTCAGGCGCGACTTTACTTGAAATACTGGTCCCCATGGCGCTTGGCGTACAAGGGGAAGGCCATACATGGCGGATCCACTCTTACAGGGGGGTTGGTCGGCTTCCGAAAGGGCTGACTGCTGCAGGAGATCCGAGCAAACGTATTTTGCTCGATCAGCTCCCGCGCATTCTTGGGGGATATGGAAAAACGCCGGGGATCGACGTCGTTATCGTTGTGGTCGACACAGATGTCCGCGACTGTAAACAAATGCTGGCTGAACTGACGGCGTCAGCCGCAGCTTCAGGTCGGCCCGATACAATCTTTCGGTTGGCAATCGAAGAAGTGGAATCGTGGTATCTAGGAGATAGAGCCGCTGTTTTGGAGGCGTATCCTCGCGCGCGTAAAGACGTGCTTGATCGGTACGAACAAGATTCAGTCTGCGGGACTTGGGAACTACTCGCAGATGCACTCCACCCTGGAGGTGCCACAGCGGTGAAGACAGCAGGCTGGCCGCTCCCGGGTCAGATCAAGCACGAATGGGCACAGGCTATTGGTCCAAAAATGGATTTGCACCGAAACTTATCGCCCAGTTTTAACAAGCTAGTCGAGGCGCTTTCAAAGTTAGCCGCAGCCTAGGCGCAGCCGTCATTACTGTTTCCATTTCGTGCTCCTCACCGGTGCAAAAGGCACCCGCAAGACCCCCCCCCTTAACCGCTTCCTGCGGCAGCGGGCGGAGGCGTTTCGGTTCGTGAACCCGGACGCGGCCTCCCTCTCCCGTCGGGAGAGGGACGCACAGTGAGATTTCCGCTATGCTGCGCCAATGTTCAGCATCCTCAACTATCCTGAACTGATCGAAAGAGCGCTCCAGAACGCCGCCGATGCTCCGGCCGCGCCCCGGAAGAAGCGGGCCTAACCCTCTCCTTTCGTCATCCTCCGGCAAGCCGCGTCTTCGCGGCGCAGACCGGGGGACCCAGCGGCCTGCGTGAGCAGGACCCTGTCGCGGATGCGGGCGTCTGACATCGCGCAGCGGACGCATTTCGCCTTCGGCGCCTCCCCTGGTCCAAGCTTCGCTTGGCCAGAGGATGACGAAGGGTCCCCCGGTTCCGCTGCGCGGCCCGGAGGATGACGAAAGGAAGGGAGGCGGCCGGGGGCGGCAAAAGCGGGATCACCCCTTTGCGCTCCTAATTCCGTCGCTCCACCCGTTGAATATATTGAGCTTTCCGGCCCCGCGCGCCAATCAACCCAGCACGGTTTCCCGCCGCCGTATAATCCCCCGGTCCCGTTCCGGGGCGGATCGGCCCGGGAGGGGCGTATGGATGGGATCGAGGGACGCCGGCCCTATGGGGACGAGGACGAGGGCGGGGGCTATGGCGAGAGCGACGGCGGGGGCGGCTATTTCGACCGGCGCCTGACCAACGAGGACTTCGTCGATCCGCCACGCCAGCCGTCCTGGGATAAGTCGTCCTGGGACGGGGCGTCGCCGGATGAGGCGTCGCACGACACGCGGCCGCTGTATGACGGGCGGCCCGGGCGCGATCCCTATGACCGGGGCGGCGGCTATCGCCGGGCCTCGGACGAGGCCTGGGCGGCGGCGCGCGACGACTATTTGGCCGGCGACACGGCCGAGACGGTCAGCGCCCGCTACGGCATGGGGGTCAGCACCTTCCGCCTGCGCGCCCGGGACAAGGGCTGGCGGCGCATGGACCAGGTCGATCCCCCCTATGATCCGCTGGACCCGGACGAGGCGGCGGCGGACGGCCCGGCCGACTATGGCCGGATGGCGGACCTGGCCCGGATGCGGCTGAACCGCGCGCTGGAGGCCGGCCGCGCCGTCGAGGCGGCGCGCTGGATGCGCCTGCACCTGGGGCTGACGGCCCTGGCCCGGGACGTGTCGCCGGCCCCGCCGCCTGCGCCCCCCACGCCGGAAGCGCCGCCGGAAGCGCCGCCGCCCGCCCCGAAGGAACCCGACCTCGCCGCGCGCGCCGAAGCCCTCGCCCAGCAGATCTGCGTCATCGCCCAGGAAGCCGCCGCCCTGAAGCCCGGCGACTACGCCGGCCGCGACGCCCTGATGGCCCGGATCGACGCGCTGGACGACCTGGAGCCGGCCGGGATTTCAGACGAATTAGACGATTCAGACGGTGTTTTTTCGCAGGGAGAGTCTGAAACCGGGCCGCCGTGACCGGGGCGGGTGAGGCGTGCGCGTGAGCGAAGGCGTGAGGGGTGAATCGTGACTGGCGAGGGGTGAGTAGCGAGCAAGGGGCGAGCGGGGCGATGCACCGGCGCAAGATCTGCGCTCACCAATCACCAATCACGACTCGCCAATCACCCTCCCCTCACACCTCCGACGCGATCTTCCTCAGCGCCTCTTCGAACACCTGGGCCGGCTGGCCGCCGCTGATCAGATATTTGCCCTCGACCACCACGGCGGGGACCGAGCTGATGCCGCGCGACCGCCACAGGTCCTCGGCCGCGCGCACGGCCTGGGCGTAGCGGCCCGAGGCCAGGACCTCGCCCGCCTCGGCCCGGTCCAGCCCGGCGGCCTCGGCGGCGGCGGTCAGGACGCCGGCGTCGGTCAGGTTGCGGTTCTCGGTGAAGTGGGCCGTGAACAGGGCCTGTTTCAGCGCCTTCTGCTTCTCGGGCGCCGTCTCGTGGGCCCAATGCAGCAGGCGGTGGGCGTCGAAGGTGTTCCAGATGCGGCTGTCGTCGGTCATGCGCATGTCGAAGCCGACCTCGGCGGCCCGCTCGCGGATCATGGCGCGGTTGGCGGCCGACTGCTCCGGGCTGGCGCCGTATTTGCGGCCGATGTGTTCGACGATGTTCTCGCCCTCGGGCGCGATCTGGGGGTTCAGTTCGAACGGCTGAAACGCAATATCGGCGCCGATCCCCTCGCCCTTGAGGGCGTCCAGCGCCGTCTCCAGCCCGCCCAGCCCGACCGCGCACCAGGGGCAGACCACGTCGGAAACGAAGTCGATCTTCAGGGTCTTCATCGGCACGGCTTGGGTCATGGCGAGGGCCTTCTGGAACAGGATGTGTTGCGGAGCATATGGGAAGGCCCCGCGCGACGCCAAGGCCTCAGCCCAGCGTCAGGTCCCGGGGCGGCCGGATCCGCCGCCAGCGCGCCTCCACGAAGGCGAAGGCGCCGAAGGCCATCAGCCCCGCCGCCGTCAGCCCCAGCACCCACGACCCGCCGGGCTGGGCCTCCAGCGCGTCCAGCGCCGCCGCCGTCGTCGTCACCTCGCCCGACCGCGCGTGCAGCCCCGCCAGGACCACGAAGGTCCCCAGCGGCAGATAGGCGAAGCCCCGCGCGCCATAGCCCGCCCGCGCCAGGGCCGTCGCCGGCCGGCGCACCGCCTCGGGACAGGCCAGGGCCGCGTCGAAGTCGTCCCGGAAGGCCCTGACGATGTTGCCGATCCCGACGCCCAGCACCACCAGCCCCGCCGCGATCAGCAGCAGACCGCCGAACGGCAGGTCCAGGATCCAGGCCGCCTTCTCCTGGTTCTCGGCGATGCTCTCGGCCCGTTCCGCCGCCTGGCTGGTCGCCTCCCCCGCCTCGTCCAGATACTCGAACACCCCCGCCGCCAGCAGGCCGTAGAACAGGCCGCTGGCCGCCTGGCCCGCCCGCGTGGCCCAGCCCTTGAGGTCGGTTCCCTCATGGTCGGCGTCGAACAGGGCCTGCAGCACGCGCCAGCCGACGAAGGCCCACAGGCCCAGGCCCAGCAGCACCAGCCAGACCCGCCCGAACGGCTGCTCCGCCAGCCAGCCCGCCGCCCCGCCCGCGCCCACCGCGTCGCCGATCCTGTCGGTCGCCGCCAGCAGGGTCAGCGCCCCCGCCGACAGATAGACGAAGCCCCGCGCTCCGTATCCGACCCGCGCCGCACCCTCGATCAGGCGCGACAGCCGGGGCGCGCGGCGCGCTGCGGGGACGCGGCTGCGGACGGCCTCGCCCAGGGCGGCGGCGGCGTGACGAAGACGGGCGAACATGGCGGCTCCAGCGCGGCGGAGCGGTTCAACGCCCCCGCCCGCCGATGGCTCCCGCGCTCAGGCGCGCGCGGCGTGAGCCGCCGGCAGCTCCAGCACGACCTTCAGCCCGCCCATGTCGCTGTCGCCCAGGGTCAGCCGCCCGCCGTAGGCGCGCGTCAGGTCCTCGACGATCGACAGGCCCAGGCCCGAGCCGGGCGCGCTCTCGTCCAGCCGGGCGCCGCGCTTCATCACCGTCTCGCGCTGGTCGGCGGGCAGGCCGGGGCCGTCGTCCTCGACCACCACCACCATCTGGCCCAGGCCGTTCTCGCCGGCCGAGACGCGGACGCGGCGGGTGCTGAACTTGGCCGCGTTCTCGATCAGATTGCCCAGGATCTCCTGCAGGTCCTGCCGCTCGCCCAGGAAGGCCAGGTCGTCGGGCGCGCGCCAGTCGATCTCGGCGCCCTTGTCGCGGAAGACCTGTTCGATCATGACCGCCAGCTCGTCCAGCACCTCGGGCACCGGCGTGGTCTCGCCCAGGCCGTGGGCGGCGCGGGCGGCGGCGCGGGCGCGGCGCAGATGGTGGTCGACCTGGCCCTGCATGACCCGGGTCTGGCGCCGCACCAGTTCGGGCAGCGAGCCTTCGGCGGTCCCGGCCTCGGCCAGCATGACCGAGATCGGGGTCTTCAGCGCATGGGCCAGGTTGCCGACATGGGTGCGCTGGCGCTCGACCACCTCCTGGTTATGGTCCAGCAGCCGGTTGACCTGTTCGGCCAGGGGCTGGATCTCCAGCGGATAGGACCGTTCGATCCGCGCCGCCTGGCCGTGGCGCACGGCCGCGATCTCGTTGCGCAGGTCATACAGGGGCCGCAAGCCGACCTGAACCTGAATGAAGACCGCCGACACCAGGATGAAGCCCAGGATCAGCAGGGCGACCCAGGTCAGGGTGGCGAACTGCCGGGTGTCCACATCGACGTTGGACCGGTCGATGGCGGCGAAGAAGACCACCGGCGTGGTCCGTCCCGGCAGGGACTTCATGCTGGCCGCCACCCGCAGCGGCTCGCCTGCCGGGCCTGTGGCGTTATAGGTGATGGTCTGGCCGTAGGCGTCGTCCAGCCGCCCCGGCAGGTCCGCCGGCACCGTCAGGTCCTCGCCGTACAGCGAGTCCGAGCGGGTGATGATCCGCAGCCCCCCGGCCAAAGTCGGCTCGGCCGTCATCCAGTACTTGCCCGAAAACACCCGCAGGGTGGGGGCGTCCATGATCTGGGGCGTCAGAACCTTGCCGCTCGCCGTCACCGTGCGCACCACCAGTTCGTCGGTGGTCTCGCTCAGTACATTGCCCAGGCGGCGCAGGGCCGATTCCTGGAACTGGTTGGTCAGGACGAAACCGGTCGCCACCAGGGCCAGCAGAATCCAGCCGGCGGCCAGCCAGATCAGCCGCCGCGTCAGCGACCTGCCCGGCCGCCCGAACCAGCGGCCCCAGCCGCCGGGCGGCGTCCGCCGCGCCCCAGCCCCTGCTTCGGTCATTGCGGCGCGATCACGCCGCCTCGGACTCGCCCGTCAGGGGCGCCAGGCGATAGCCCAGGCCGCGCACGGTCTCGATCCGGTCGGATCCGATCTTCTTGCGCAGCCGGCCGATGAAGACCTCGATGGTGTTGGAATCCCGATCGAAGTCCTGATCGTACAGATGTTCGACCAGCTCCGTGCGGCTGATGACCCGGCCCTGGTGCATCATCATATAGTGCAGCAGCCGGTACTCCAGCGAGGTCAGGCGCAGGGGCTCGCCGTTGACATTGGCGCGGGCCGCGCGCGGGTCCAGACGCAGGCCGCCGCACGACAGGGTGGCCGAAGCGATGCCGGCCGAGCGGCGCAGCAGGGCCCGCAACCGCGCCAGCAGTTCTTCGGTATGGAAGGGTTTGGTCAGATAGTCGTCGGCCCCGGCATCGAAGCCCGACACCTTGTCCGACCAGGCGCCGCGCGCCGTCAGGATCAGGACCGGCGTCGCCTTGCCCTCGCGCCGCCAGCGCTCCAGCACCGAGACCCCGTCGATCTTGGGCAGGCCCAGGTCCAGCACGATCACGTCATAGGGTTCGGTGTCGCCCAGGAACCAGGCCTCTTCGCCGTCGGCGGCGTGGTCCACCGCATAGCCGGCGTCGGCCAGGGCGCCCTTCAGCTGACGCGACAGGTCGGCGTCGTCTTCAACCAGCAGGACACGCATCGTCAGTCTTCTCCCACCACGCGGCCCGAGCGGGCGTCCACGCGAATATCAGCGACCCGCCCGCCGGGATATTCCCAGCGCACCACCACCGTGTCGCCGCGCGGGCTGACGCCCAGCATGCGTCCGTCGCGTCCGGCCCCGACCCGGCGCACCACGGCGCCCAGATCGGCGCGCGGCCCGTCGGCCGAGGGTCGGTCGCGCGAGGGGGCGTCGCGGCGCTGGTCCTGCTGCGGACGCTCTCGGTCCTGGTCGCGCGACTGCGCCAGGGCCTGGGTCGCGGGGACCAGGGCCATCAGGGCGGCGATCAGGAGGGCGCGGGTGCGGTTCATGAAGTCGCTTCTACGGGGCCGGCTCTGAACAGCCGCTGAACGGGGTGTTTGGAAACGGGCGATACGGCCGAAAAGCCGCACGTCCGTCGCATCTATAACAGAGATCGCGCGAACGGGTCTTCCTGCGCCGAAAAGATGAACGGCGGCTGAAACGCGGCGTTCAGATCGGGCTCAGGCGGGAGATGGCTTTCTGGGGACATCGCAGCCCCCGCCGGGGCGCCCCGCACCAGAAGGAACGATCCGATGCTGAACAAGAAAGTCTTCCTGCCCGCCCTCATCCTCGCCGCCGCCGCCTCGGCCGCCCTGCCCGCCGCCGCCCAGTCCTATGGCCCGTCCCATCACGCCCGACCGCCTGTCCATCATGCGGGCTACGGACACTGGTCGTCGATCAACGCCCGCCAGGCCAGTCTGGACCGCCGCATCGACCAGGGCGTCCGTTCCGGCCAGCTCAGCCGCCGCGAGGCGACCCGTCTGCGGGGCGAGTTCAACGGCCTGCTGCGGCTTGAGGCTCACTATCGTCGCGGCGGCCTGACCGCCTGGGAACGCACCGACCTGGACCGTCGCTTCGACCGTCTCTCGGCCCAGATCCGCAACGAACGCCACGATTGGGACCACCGTCGCGGCTGAACGCCATCTCGGTGATTTCCACGGGAGCGCGGTCCGAAAAGGGCCGCGCTCTTTCTCTTTGGGACGGCCCCGTGGGGCTTCGCCCTCGCTTCACAACCGCCGCCGCCAAAGATCGTCATTCGCCCTGGTGCGAAGTTTGAATGACCGTCAGACCTGGCCCGCCTACAGCTTGATGAACGGCTGCATCAGCCGCCCCAGCCAGCCGTCCAGTTCGATCTGCCCATCCAGCGCCACCACGCACAGGCAGGGATCGGGCGAGACCACGCGCGGTTGGTGCAGCACTTCGCCGTCCGCCTCCTCGAAGTCGCCGACATCGAACCGGGCGGTTTCGGTGGCGTAGGCGCCGTGGATGACGCAGGTCAGTTCGATCCCGCC is a window encoding:
- a CDS encoding sensor histidine kinase; the encoded protein is MTEAGAGARRTPPGGWGRWFGRPGRSLTRRLIWLAAGWILLALVATGFVLTNQFQESALRRLGNVLSETTDELVVRTVTASGKVLTPQIMDAPTLRVFSGKYWMTAEPTLAGGLRIITRSDSLYGEDLTVPADLPGRLDDAYGQTITYNATGPAGEPLRVAASMKSLPGRTTPVVFFAAIDRSNVDVDTRQFATLTWVALLILGFILVSAVFIQVQVGLRPLYDLRNEIAAVRHGQAARIERSYPLEIQPLAEQVNRLLDHNQEVVERQRTHVGNLAHALKTPISVMLAEAGTAEGSLPELVRRQTRVMQGQVDHHLRRARAAARAAHGLGETTPVPEVLDELAVMIEQVFRDKGAEIDWRAPDDLAFLGERQDLQEILGNLIENAAKFSTRRVRVSAGENGLGQMVVVVEDDGPGLPADQRETVMKRGARLDESAPGSGLGLSIVEDLTRAYGGRLTLGDSDMGGLKVVLELPAAHAARA
- a CDS encoding response regulator transcription factor; translated protein: MRVLLVEDDADLSRQLKGALADAGYAVDHAADGEEAWFLGDTEPYDVIVLDLGLPKIDGVSVLERWRREGKATPVLILTARGAWSDKVSGFDAGADDYLTKPFHTEELLARLRALLRRSAGIASATLSCGGLRLDPRAARANVNGEPLRLTSLEYRLLHYMMMHQGRVISRTELVEHLYDQDFDRDSNTIEVFIGRLRKKIGSDRIETVRGLGYRLAPLTGESEAA
- a CDS encoding DsbA family oxidoreductase, translated to MTQAVPMKTLKIDFVSDVVCPWCAVGLGGLETALDALKGEGIGADIAFQPFELNPQIAPEGENIVEHIGRKYGASPEQSAANRAMIRERAAEVGFDMRMTDDSRIWNTFDAHRLLHWAHETAPEKQKALKQALFTAHFTENRNLTDAGVLTAAAEAAGLDRAEAGEVLASGRYAQAVRAAEDLWRSRGISSVPAVVVEGKYLISGGQPAQVFEEALRKIASEV
- a CDS encoding DUF1206 domain-containing protein, with translation MFARLRHAAAALGEAVRSRVPAARRAPRLSRLIEGAARVGYGARGFVYLSAGALTLLAATDRIGDAVGAGGAAGWLAEQPFGRVWLVLLGLGLWAFVGWRVLQALFDADHEGTDLKGWATRAGQAASGLFYGLLAAGVFEYLDEAGEATSQAAERAESIAENQEKAAWILDLPFGGLLLIAAGLVVLGVGIGNIVRAFRDDFDAALACPEAVRRPATALARAGYGARGFAYLPLGTFVVLAGLHARSGEVTTTAAALDALEAQPGGSWVLGLTAAGLMAFGAFAFVEARWRRIRPPRDLTLG